From a region of the Methanobrevibacter sp. TMH8 genome:
- a CDS encoding DUF5518 domain-containing protein, protein MVKWGPVIIGFILTIILAALNLSWAYETIGLLIIGFIVGYLAKEGAWGGLVNAAIAGSLGTIIAAILLAIVGLFGGVAGLAIFGFAGLLAVIVSLIYYAIIMGITGAIGGSLAGDRMN, encoded by the coding sequence ATGGTAAAATGGGGACCCGTGATTATTGGGTTTATATTAACAATTATATTAGCAGCATTAAACCTTTCTTGGGCTTATGAAACAATAGGACTTTTAATAATCGGATTCATTGTTGGATATCTAGCAAAAGAAGGTGCATGGGGAGGATTAGTTAATGCTGCTATTGCAGGATCTCTAGGAACTATTATTGCAGCTATACTTTTAGCAATAGTAGGACTATTTGGAGGAGTAGCAGGATTAGCAATATTCGGATTTGCAGGACTACTAGCTGTTATTGTAAGTTTAATATATTATGCAATAATAATGGGAATTACTGGGGCCATAGGAGGATCATTAGCTGGAGATAGAATGAATTAA